The Alkalinema sp. FACHB-956 genome segment TACCGAAATCGAGGACGGAGCCTGCGGCATAATGTCCTGATTTTGGCACCGTCTCTCACAGAACTCAGCCACTTTAGCAGGTTGGGCAATTTTCCTCTGCTTCTAATCCTTTAGTCCAAACTCCAGACCTAAGTTTTTAGTCCAAAAGTTTTTAGCCCAAAAGTTTTTACTCCACATTATCTAGCCCAGTTAACCAGTCTTTAACTCAGTTAAGAAATCAAGCGTTTCATGAACTTTTACATCACTGATTAAACTTTCTTTTCAAGCCCCTAAATATTGATTGCGAACTTCCATGATCCCCTCAAAAATCTGATAACTTCTCATAATTAAACCTATCCAGATTAAGGACGACAACTATGCAATCTCCCCGCAAGCACCTGGGTCAGTCGATCGGATTAGGCGTTTTGTTGGCGCTGGCAAGTGTGGGTATGTTGTGGACGGTTGCATCGTTCTAACAGAAATACGACTAGTGGGATCTCTGGTAGGAAAGCCGATTCCCAGGGATCACTTCTCTTCTGCAACATGTCTGCGTGGAACTCTCAAATAACAAAAGCAAGGACTCCGATGTTCCTTGCTTTTTTTTGGACAATATTACCCAGCTCAAAAATCATTTCTCAAAAGTCCTGTCCCAAAAGTTATGCCCTCTCAGACGACTCTGGCGGAGCGAAGCTCTATGTCCTAGAGAGGTTTATGTATTTCAGAGAGACAAGTATTTCAGAGAGGCAAGTATACCGGAGATGCGATCCATTGGAGAAAAGTTGTGGTATCCCGCTGCTGCTGACCATATAGCGCGGGACTCTATGACGCTCCAAAAAACTCAAACGTTAAACCCCAAAAAAAACAAAAACCAAAAAAAACCAAAAAAACAAGTTACAACCCAAGTTAAACCCGTTGCAACAAGTTCACCCCGTGGGAATCAGTCCCACAGGTATTTAAAAGATGGTATTGCTGACTCAAACTGCGCACTTGCTGGGATTCTTCAGGACTAGGTCTCCAGGGCTTGGGGTTGCCATAGGCATAGTAGGTTTCCACCCCGTCAATTCCCACTTTGACCGCTGCCAGAATCAAATCCTCATGGGAACGGCGATAGCGAGCTGGGTGAGCCAACACCGCTACTCCTCCCCCCTGGTGAATGGCTGAAATCACCTGGTGGGCCTCCGCTTCATCCCCCCGAGGGGCCGTGCCCGTTAAATATTCCGCGATCGCGGGATGGAAGGGATCGAAGGCATAGCCCAAGATATGAACTTCCACATCCAGTAAGCGGGAGGTGATTTCGGTACCCGTCCAGAGGTGGGGAACGGGTTTACCCAGATTATTGGGTTGCTGCTGCCACTCTTCAAAAAAGTGCTTAGCCGCATAGAAGCCAGAAATCTGATGGTGATCGGTAATGGCAAAACCAGATAACCCAATCTCCAGAGCTTGTTCAGCCAAAATATCTGGCCGAAGTTGCCCATCGGAGTGGGTTGTGTGCATGTGGAAATTGTAGGTATAGGGACAACTATCAGCGTTAACTGAAGCGAAGACTCGACGAAGAGCTGCCAGATCCTGTGCTGCCGGCTTCTCGCTCGTTGCAGTCTGCGGAAGAACAACCGCCATGGAGTGCCTCAAAATGGTGTGTTTGGCGTAACAACGTTACCTAACTTTACTTTAGTCTACGCGTTCACAAGTGTGGGAAAGGGGAATTTTTGCTTTTCTATAGTTGTATTTCGTTTTCGCTATCAGTGCATTTATCCAGGGAAAGAACTCGTAAATGCACTGAGAGACTGACTATTTGAATGAAAACTGGCTGGAAACACAACGATGAGCGGCTTGCTCTTCCATGCAAGAAATGAGTGGAGATTTAGTTTCCCTTCGGTTTCACTAATCCATGCTCTAGC includes the following:
- a CDS encoding PHP domain-containing protein, with protein sequence MAVVLPQTATSEKPAAQDLAALRRVFASVNADSCPYTYNFHMHTTHSDGQLRPDILAEQALEIGLSGFAITDHHQISGFYAAKHFFEEWQQQPNNLGKPVPHLWTGTEITSRLLDVEVHILGYAFDPFHPAIAEYLTGTAPRGDEAEAHQVISAIHQGGGVAVLAHPARYRRSHEDLILAAVKVGIDGVETYYAYGNPKPWRPSPEESQQVRSLSQQYHLLNTCGTDSHGVNLLQRV